One part of the Arachidicoccus terrestris genome encodes these proteins:
- a CDS encoding alginate lyase family protein produces MKRMKFFRPLLGFAGLFAMLGLLFQCSKRASLKSSSELLKPQGTMAVANAQAISSFVHPGVLNTSAHLDEIAADMNSGDGIRTAAYQKILDYINSHTYPTSFPSIVYVGSNGHTSPSKSQIRSDAELAYALALVFARTGDLYYANRTIGILNGWSYHFQSYDIIDQTDNPNQPALEASWTTPSFVAAAEIIRYYQPGGVSAGWSQTDIQKFNDYLNNVKNNYINHCPNYNNNWNVSAGYAKMAIGVFLNSSSVYEDGLSRINTILPTVIHSDGTMPELCDRQDCVHYQYSLTGVTYAAEIASIQGDNSLYSALSERIKSGYDFMKSAYQQNTSCDYCSLSSPVFGGVEVAYHHYGTGNMQYLRDLHDPLGVPNDNTFLGFTTYTHSGLSDAVSGPSNPPSGQPPIGQVIALKGFNGKYVSGENGTDDMHCDRTTAQTWEHFTVIDAGGGLIALRSMGKYVSSENGTKPMTCNRAMVGDWEKFSWEVNADGTVFLKGNNGKYVSSENGTQAMTCNRTTASGWEAFTIE; encoded by the coding sequence ATGAAAAGAATGAAGTTCTTTAGACCTCTCCTGGGCTTTGCAGGCCTGTTCGCCATGCTTGGCCTTTTGTTTCAGTGCTCAAAAAGAGCCTCGCTAAAAAGCTCGTCTGAGTTACTGAAACCTCAGGGAACAATGGCGGTGGCGAATGCGCAGGCGATAAGCAGTTTTGTACATCCCGGGGTACTGAATACCTCAGCCCATCTCGATGAAATTGCTGCGGACATGAATTCGGGCGACGGGATCCGGACGGCTGCCTACCAGAAAATACTGGATTATATTAATAGTCACACTTATCCCACTAGCTTTCCCAGTATTGTGTATGTTGGTTCTAATGGGCATACCAGTCCGTCAAAATCCCAGATCCGCTCTGATGCAGAACTGGCCTATGCACTTGCGCTGGTTTTTGCCCGTACGGGAGACTTGTATTATGCCAACAGGACAATTGGCATACTCAATGGCTGGTCCTATCATTTCCAGAGCTATGATATTATAGACCAGACAGACAATCCCAATCAGCCCGCTCTTGAAGCCTCCTGGACGACGCCGTCCTTTGTGGCTGCTGCAGAGATTATACGGTACTATCAGCCGGGTGGTGTCAGTGCCGGGTGGAGTCAGACAGATATTCAGAAGTTTAATGACTACCTGAATAATGTCAAGAATAATTACATCAATCATTGCCCTAATTACAATAATAACTGGAATGTATCTGCCGGTTATGCCAAAATGGCTATTGGCGTCTTTTTGAACAGCAGCAGTGTCTATGAAGATGGCCTGAGCCGTATCAATACGATATTGCCGACGGTGATTCATTCCGACGGTACGATGCCGGAGCTATGCGACAGACAGGACTGTGTCCATTATCAGTACTCGCTGACCGGAGTCACCTATGCCGCTGAGATCGCATCTATACAGGGAGATAACAGTCTGTACAGCGCGCTTTCCGAACGCATTAAGTCCGGCTATGATTTTATGAAGTCTGCCTATCAGCAAAATACCAGCTGTGATTACTGCAGCCTTTCCAGCCCTGTCTTTGGCGGAGTCGAAGTCGCCTATCATCACTATGGTACCGGTAATATGCAATATCTGCGAGACCTGCATGATCCTCTCGGTGTTCCAAATGATAATACTTTTCTGGGATTTACCACTTATACACACAGTGGCTTGTCTGACGCCGTTTCAGGTCCTTCCAATCCTCCCTCAGGACAGCCACCAATCGGCCAGGTGATTGCGCTGAAGGGGTTTAACGGTAAGTATGTCAGCGGAGAGAATGGAACAGATGATATGCACTGTGACCGTACGACTGCGCAGACATGGGAGCACTTTACCGTGATTGACGCCGGCGGCGGATTGATCGCGCTACGTAGCATGGGCAAATATGTATCTTCTGAAAATGGTACGAAGCCAATGACCTGTAACCGCGCAATGGTGGGAGACTGGGAAAAGTTTAGCTGGGAGGTAAATGCCGACGGAACGGTTTTCTTAAAAGGAAATAACGGAAAATATGTTTCCTCGGAAAACGGCACGCAGGCCATGACCTGTAATCGGACCACGGCTTCCGGTTGGGAAGCCTTTACCATTGAATAG
- a CDS encoding glycoside hydrolase family 9 protein, giving the protein MHPYQFISGDNHAVNRKDMSVLYLCLKIFLLLNVGCPVYLAAQQGNAPEAIPAFEPALTTRQPLSLPTEISPEFRFDQFAYVSDRPKRIVVAMPRSLIRGAAQPGSERLDSFLVYRVVKDEQNADQTQAKQVLSGSSVSPVAVVEWFQDRVYYALDVSMIHAPGHYRIKIYLGDSAYTSPVFRVEARLAFVRTGIGALLHYFRRQRANTAVEWEQDAHLKLKGSSKRVDLRGGWCDASGDVSKYFSHLAYTDFMSPQQIPLVTWSLVQATEKMHNALKRWGMLASMRSESLWGADYLRRSLSDSGYFYMTVFSYFKKDPSYREIVGLEANSVTTTDYACAMREGAGMAIAALARISTWKRNGTFTSGEYLRAAESAYQHLLAHNRRYDDDGVPNIIDNYCGLMAATELWKATGRDFYKRQARIWAADLCARYIPDGYLRSDGEILAGRIIKGRGITGRPFWHASDAGLPVVSLMRYLDLETGKAQRDKVIQVITALLKSQLHLDGAVPNPFDYPRQYFVFKGRLKSGFFIPHANESGWWWQGENARLGSVSTALLLGKNLFHHIGNHSDSAGSYELEATASAMHQLSWITGCNPYGICFLYGYGYKNVPYMHSNYGHGSERGGISNGITGLNADGTGIAFKAKDNGNEWRWTEQWLPHAAWYLQALTALGCGK; this is encoded by the coding sequence ATGCATCCTTATCAATTTATCTCTGGAGACAATCACGCTGTCAACCGTAAGGATATGTCAGTGCTGTATCTCTGTCTTAAGATATTCTTGTTACTCAATGTTGGCTGCCCCGTCTATCTGGCTGCGCAGCAGGGCAACGCGCCGGAGGCCATTCCTGCATTTGAGCCGGCATTGACCACCCGGCAACCGTTGAGCCTGCCGACAGAGATATCTCCGGAATTCAGATTCGATCAGTTCGCCTATGTAAGTGACCGGCCTAAAAGGATCGTGGTCGCGATGCCACGGTCCCTGATCAGAGGAGCGGCTCAGCCGGGAAGCGAACGACTGGATTCTTTTTTGGTGTACCGTGTCGTAAAGGATGAACAAAACGCTGACCAGACGCAGGCAAAACAAGTGCTCAGCGGCAGCTCAGTTTCTCCGGTTGCGGTAGTAGAATGGTTTCAGGACAGAGTTTATTACGCCCTTGATGTCTCTATGATCCATGCACCGGGCCATTACCGGATAAAAATATATCTGGGAGATAGCGCTTACACGAGTCCCGTCTTTCGTGTGGAAGCCCGTCTGGCTTTTGTCCGGACCGGCATAGGTGCATTGCTCCATTATTTTAGAAGGCAACGGGCCAATACCGCAGTTGAATGGGAACAGGATGCGCACCTGAAGCTAAAAGGAAGTTCAAAGCGGGTTGATCTCAGAGGAGGGTGGTGTGACGCTTCGGGAGATGTGAGCAAATACTTTTCCCATTTAGCTTATACTGATTTTATGAGCCCGCAGCAGATTCCGCTGGTGACCTGGTCACTGGTCCAGGCGACGGAAAAAATGCATAACGCGCTTAAACGTTGGGGAATGCTGGCTTCCATGCGTTCAGAAAGCTTGTGGGGCGCAGATTATCTGCGGCGCTCCCTGTCGGACAGTGGTTACTTTTACATGACCGTTTTTAGTTATTTTAAAAAAGATCCGTCCTACAGAGAAATTGTCGGACTGGAAGCAAATAGTGTGACAACCACGGATTACGCCTGTGCCATGCGGGAAGGGGCAGGTATGGCTATTGCAGCGCTTGCCCGGATCAGTACCTGGAAGCGAAACGGCACTTTTACATCCGGAGAGTACCTGCGTGCTGCAGAAAGCGCGTATCAACATTTGCTTGCCCATAATCGCCGTTACGATGATGACGGGGTTCCGAATATCATTGATAACTACTGTGGCCTTATGGCGGCCACAGAACTCTGGAAAGCCACCGGCCGTGATTTTTATAAGCGCCAGGCACGTATCTGGGCAGCAGATCTATGTGCCCGGTATATACCGGACGGGTATCTCCGCTCTGATGGTGAAATCCTGGCCGGCCGTATCATCAAAGGCCGGGGCATTACCGGCCGGCCTTTCTGGCATGCCAGCGACGCCGGGCTGCCCGTTGTAAGCTTGATGCGCTATCTCGACCTAGAAACCGGTAAGGCTCAAAGAGACAAAGTCATTCAGGTCATTACTGCACTGCTCAAAAGCCAGCTTCATTTAGACGGGGCCGTCCCAAACCCGTTTGATTACCCCAGACAGTACTTTGTGTTTAAAGGTCGGTTGAAGTCGGGCTTTTTTATACCACACGCGAATGAAAGCGGTTGGTGGTGGCAGGGTGAAAATGCTAGATTGGGCTCAGTTTCTACGGCATTGCTGCTCGGTAAAAATCTTTTTCATCATATTGGTAATCACTCCGACAGTGCCGGGAGCTATGAGCTGGAGGCCACTGCATCGGCCATGCACCAACTGTCCTGGATAACAGGCTGTAATCCCTACGGTATTTGTTTTCTATATGGATACGGCTATAAAAATGTGCCTTATATGCATTCAAATTATGGCCACGGCAGCGAACGAGGCGGGATCTCCAACGGGATAACCGGACTGAATGCTGATGGGACCGGTATTGCATTTAAAGCAAAGGATAACGGTAATGAATGGCGCTGGACAGAACAGTGGCTGCCGCATGCGGCCTGGTATCTCCAGGCATTAACCGCACTCGGCTGTGGCAAATGA
- a CDS encoding family 16 glycosylhydrolase, whose amino-acid sequence MKKIILTMCWSLIVPMFCLISCQKRVQRDQASDKTESLKPVSNANNISEALATNYQLIWSDEFDGNSVDGNKWGIDNGNPGVNNEKEYYQSDNVSVSGGNLIITARNQSVGGQPYTSGKLTTFGKFQPTYGRIEARIKLPAFQGSWPAFWMLGANIGDVGWAACGEIDIMEQVNTSWNILGTMHWDAGNGHVQYGNSTTADPTQYHVYAIEWDNNSIKWYVDNTLYNTGNIAGNINNTAAFHNPFFIILNLAVGGDLPGQTVNTGALPASMYVDYVRVYAASSTGNPSPPIGQTISLKGFNGKYVSGENGQQAMTCNRTSPQDWEKFQVVDAGGGKIALKSMGKYVSSENGQQAITCNRTAAGDWEKFTWEVNPDGTVFLKGNNGKYISSENGQQAMTCNRTTPSGWEAFTVGL is encoded by the coding sequence ATGAAAAAGATAATATTAACAATGTGCTGGTCACTCATTGTCCCGATGTTTTGCCTGATTTCCTGCCAAAAACGGGTACAGCGTGATCAGGCTTCAGACAAGACCGAAAGCTTAAAACCTGTTTCTAATGCAAATAACATTTCAGAAGCTCTGGCGACCAACTATCAACTGATCTGGTCAGATGAGTTTGATGGCAATAGTGTAGACGGCAATAAATGGGGTATAGACAACGGGAATCCCGGTGTAAATAATGAAAAGGAGTATTATCAGAGTGATAATGTATCGGTTTCCGGCGGTAACTTAATCATTACAGCCCGCAATCAGTCAGTTGGCGGTCAGCCTTACACTTCCGGTAAACTCACCACCTTCGGTAAATTTCAGCCGACTTATGGACGGATAGAAGCCCGGATTAAACTGCCTGCTTTCCAGGGAAGCTGGCCGGCTTTCTGGATGTTGGGTGCAAATATTGGTGATGTTGGATGGGCTGCCTGTGGCGAGATTGATATTATGGAACAGGTGAATACCAGCTGGAATATTTTAGGTACCATGCATTGGGACGCCGGTAATGGTCATGTCCAATACGGAAACAGTACAACCGCTGACCCGACTCAATATCACGTGTATGCAATAGAGTGGGATAACAACAGTATAAAGTGGTATGTAGATAATACTTTATATAATACTGGGAATATTGCCGGTAATATTAATAATACCGCCGCTTTCCATAATCCTTTTTTTATTATACTTAATCTCGCCGTCGGCGGAGATTTACCTGGGCAGACGGTTAATACAGGCGCGTTACCTGCCAGTATGTATGTGGATTATGTCCGGGTATATGCTGCGAGTAGTACGGGTAATCCGTCTCCGCCCATCGGGCAGACTATTTCACTGAAAGGCTTCAATGGCAAATATGTCAGCGGCGAAAATGGCCAGCAGGCCATGACTTGTAACCGGACTTCGCCGCAGGATTGGGAAAAGTTCCAGGTGGTCGATGCAGGGGGCGGGAAAATCGCTCTGAAAAGTATGGGAAAGTATGTCTCGTCAGAAAACGGCCAGCAGGCGATCACCTGTAACAGAACCGCTGCCGGAGACTGGGAAAAGTTCACATGGGAGGTAAACCCGGATGGAACGGTCTTTTTAAAAGGTAATAATGGAAAATATATTTCTTCCGAGAATGGCCAGCAGGCCATGACTTGTAACAGAACAACTCCTTCCGGATGGGAAGCTTTTACGGTTGGATTGTAA
- a CDS encoding glycosyl hydrolase family 18 protein encodes MKSLKKMFFLLAAGIFCCLSCTKQSEKPGDKIEPSSIANAGADLQRSSLAATGFKVIGYLPTWSGAVNDIQFSKLTHVNYAFLIPTSTGGYQSIENPGKLSDLVSAAHSHQVKVLISVGGGGGGNAFHSIVANSSYRTNFVNSMIAFTDQYNLDGVDVDWEYPGTSEANNFYLLMQELASAMHSRGKLASIAVIANNDGNTISGNLFSVLDYIQIMAYDDNNYQHSTYSSAVNSLHFWLNRGLPASKAILGVPFYGRDNRYDYATKNYNELLDMGASPNADTWSYYGYNGIPTIRSKTQLALDEGGGIMMWELSGDATGSTSLLSAIDDVVQNGNSQPGNTPPIGQVIALKGFNGKYVSGENGMDDMHCDRVTAQSWEHFTVMDAGGGKIALRSMGKYVSSENGTQPITCNRAAVGDWEKFTWEVNPDGTVFLKGNNGKYISSENGTQAMTCNRTTPSGWEAFTVN; translated from the coding sequence ATGAAAAGCCTGAAAAAAATGTTCTTTCTTCTGGCAGCTGGTATATTCTGCTGCCTGTCATGCACCAAGCAATCAGAAAAACCGGGGGATAAAATCGAGCCCTCGTCCATTGCAAATGCCGGAGCGGACCTCCAGCGGTCTTCGCTGGCAGCAACCGGGTTTAAAGTGATCGGTTACCTGCCTACCTGGTCAGGGGCGGTAAATGATATTCAGTTTTCTAAATTAACACATGTCAATTACGCATTTTTAATTCCTACTTCCACAGGGGGATATCAAAGCATAGAAAATCCCGGGAAGCTCTCCGATCTGGTCAGTGCGGCGCATAGTCATCAGGTAAAGGTGCTGATCTCGGTTGGTGGCGGAGGTGGCGGAAATGCCTTTCATTCTATTGTGGCCAACAGTAGTTACCGGACCAATTTTGTCAACAGCATGATTGCCTTTACGGATCAGTATAACTTAGACGGCGTGGATGTCGACTGGGAGTATCCCGGTACTTCGGAGGCCAATAATTTCTATCTCCTGATGCAGGAGTTGGCCAGTGCGATGCATAGCCGTGGAAAGCTTGCCAGTATAGCCGTTATTGCCAATAATGATGGCAATACGATTTCCGGGAATTTGTTTTCTGTTTTAGACTATATCCAGATAATGGCCTATGATGATAACAATTATCAGCATTCTACCTATAGCAGCGCCGTTAATTCACTGCATTTTTGGCTAAACCGGGGCTTGCCTGCCTCCAAAGCCATATTAGGTGTTCCCTTTTATGGACGGGATAACCGTTATGATTATGCGACCAAGAATTATAACGAGCTGCTGGATATGGGTGCAAGCCCCAATGCAGATACCTGGTCTTACTATGGGTATAATGGGATTCCGACGATTCGGAGCAAAACGCAGCTTGCCCTGGATGAGGGCGGGGGCATCATGATGTGGGAACTGTCAGGAGATGCGACCGGAAGCACTTCCCTGCTGTCCGCCATTGATGACGTGGTCCAGAATGGCAATAGTCAGCCGGGAAACACCCCTCCGATCGGTCAGGTGATTGCTCTCAAAGGATTTAATGGCAAGTATGTAAGCGGGGAGAATGGAATGGACGACATGCATTGCGATAGGGTCACTGCACAGTCTTGGGAACACTTCACCGTGATGGATGCAGGTGGTGGAAAGATCGCCTTACGCAGCATGGGCAAATATGTGTCTTCCGAGAACGGAACGCAACCGATTACCTGCAACAGGGCCGCCGTTGGGGATTGGGAGAAATTTACCTGGGAAGTCAATCCCGATGGTACGGTGTTTCTGAAGGGCAACAATGGGAAATATATTTCTTCTGAAAACGGAACACAGGCAATGACCTGTAACCGAACGACTCCTTCCGGTTGGGAAGCTTTTACGGTAAACTAA
- a CDS encoding glycosyl hydrolase family 28-related protein encodes MKCNLIHGVLGLLFTACWFPAVARLSGTLAKGSEHTVKDAASVSYYQTAPEDTAACYFTAERYGIRTDGSMDVSDALQQAINGLKRNKNFGVLFIPEGEYLISKTIYIPAAIRLIGYGVHRPVIKLKDHAAGFAAPVGGDKGSAAYMLWFTSSIPETGKGVPNAGAGTFYSALSNIDLEIGAGNAAAVALRTHYAQHCFIEHVNIHIGSGKAGIFDIGNEIQDVRFYGGDYGIYTTKSSPGWPYMMLDTYFEGQRKAAIKTQEAGLTVVRMHVRNVPVVIDVDKGFWEKLYMEDCLFENVADCALKIGMSRSPETQVNLQKIQCRKVPELVRYKDREGQPERQPGLYVVRNYTAGLVMDSLRCVPHEKVFTDIKVVDHFVPVLKTDIADLPATSKWVNIKSLGAVGNGLQDETALVQAAIDRYDVIYFPAGRYKVSQTIHLRSNTVLIGLHPFATQILLADNTPAFGGFGGPVPLIISGKGGRNIISGIGLNTGKRNTRAVALQWEAGAASLVNDVKFIGGHGQMHRPGDRDQRGLYGQAEEHLWDRQYWSLWVTRNGGGIFKNIWSASTYAAAGVYIAETVTPGRIYAMSIEHHVRNEVRFNHVSHWKIYAMQTEEESRESSECQPLFIERSTDLQFANLYMFRVIRVKKPYPYAILTEASKDIRFLNLHNYAQTKYTSSHSLYDRNRKVFVKPWELAALYLKNTRTGGRNTVLTSHRKANLQQVAKGFEMPEGMCSDSKGNIYFCESARKRIYKWSAKSGLVTLLCDSPWEPLSLACDREDHLLAVFKYQPMEGYLVEGKQEVFTNPPDAAGTSFSGWGNSGFGILVYSINTDNPDHSIRPLKRVAVQSLDTIVQAFYPAHRWRDFHDFAQVAVARPDSAWLAPDGVTIIPISYDLARSTSLAVAVPGKQLYISDEYNECSYRLDVDRSGYVSDLSFFAPRGSFAIVKDKEKRVWIADGDVYRYGEDGKLQCQLALPERATGVTIGGENSNTLMISTYGGLYCYRLSELDSTGL; translated from the coding sequence ATGAAATGTAATTTGATTCATGGTGTTTTGGGGTTATTATTTACGGCGTGCTGGTTTCCTGCTGTTGCTCGTCTGTCCGGGACATTGGCAAAAGGAAGTGAACATACTGTCAAAGATGCAGCATCCGTCTCCTATTATCAAACTGCTCCTGAAGATACGGCAGCCTGTTATTTTACAGCGGAGCGATATGGTATACGAACTGATGGAAGTATGGATGTTTCAGATGCTTTACAGCAGGCTATTAATGGTTTAAAGCGTAACAAGAATTTTGGGGTATTGTTTATTCCAGAGGGAGAATATCTGATCAGTAAAACAATTTACATACCCGCCGCTATTCGTCTTATCGGTTACGGGGTGCACAGACCGGTCATTAAACTCAAAGATCATGCAGCCGGATTTGCGGCACCCGTTGGAGGGGACAAGGGCTCAGCTGCCTATATGTTATGGTTTACCTCATCCATCCCTGAAACAGGGAAGGGGGTTCCCAATGCGGGAGCCGGCACATTTTATAGTGCGCTCAGCAATATTGATCTGGAGATTGGTGCAGGTAATGCAGCGGCTGTGGCCCTGAGGACACATTATGCACAGCACTGTTTTATTGAACACGTCAATATCCATATCGGGTCCGGAAAAGCCGGAATCTTTGATATTGGGAATGAGATTCAGGATGTACGTTTTTATGGTGGAGATTACGGGATCTATACCACCAAATCGTCTCCTGGGTGGCCCTATATGATGCTGGATACCTATTTTGAAGGTCAGCGCAAAGCAGCCATCAAAACCCAGGAAGCCGGCCTGACCGTCGTTCGCATGCATGTCAGGAATGTTCCGGTTGTTATAGATGTGGATAAAGGCTTTTGGGAAAAACTATATATGGAAGACTGCTTGTTTGAAAATGTTGCCGATTGCGCACTTAAAATAGGTATGTCCCGTAGTCCGGAAACGCAGGTGAATTTACAAAAGATCCAATGTCGTAAGGTGCCGGAACTGGTCCGCTATAAGGATAGAGAGGGGCAGCCCGAAAGGCAACCCGGCCTTTACGTGGTGCGAAATTATACCGCCGGGCTTGTGATGGACAGTCTTCGCTGCGTTCCACATGAAAAGGTTTTCACTGACATCAAGGTTGTCGATCACTTTGTGCCTGTCCTGAAGACTGATATTGCCGACCTGCCTGCTACATCAAAATGGGTAAATATCAAGTCCCTTGGAGCAGTTGGAAATGGCTTACAGGATGAAACTGCGTTAGTACAGGCCGCGATAGATCGATATGACGTTATCTATTTTCCCGCGGGCAGGTATAAGGTATCACAAACCATTCATTTGCGAAGCAATACGGTTTTAATCGGTTTGCATCCTTTTGCTACCCAGATTTTGCTGGCGGATAATACACCAGCTTTCGGCGGCTTTGGCGGACCGGTGCCTTTAATTATCTCCGGCAAAGGAGGGCGTAATATTATTTCGGGTATAGGCCTGAATACTGGAAAGAGAAATACAAGAGCGGTGGCACTGCAATGGGAAGCAGGTGCAGCTTCATTGGTAAATGATGTCAAATTTATAGGCGGCCACGGACAAATGCACCGTCCCGGAGATCGGGACCAACGTGGGCTCTATGGCCAGGCAGAGGAGCATTTATGGGATCGCCAATACTGGAGTCTATGGGTGACCCGCAACGGCGGGGGGATCTTTAAAAATATCTGGTCCGCCAGTACTTATGCCGCTGCCGGTGTCTATATTGCAGAAACGGTCACGCCCGGGCGGATATATGCGATGTCTATCGAACATCACGTAAGAAATGAGGTTCGTTTTAATCATGTCAGCCATTGGAAAATCTATGCTATGCAGACAGAAGAGGAAAGCAGGGAAAGTTCCGAATGTCAACCGCTATTCATAGAGCGGAGCACTGATCTGCAGTTTGCCAATCTGTATATGTTCAGGGTGATCCGGGTGAAAAAACCTTATCCATATGCCATATTAACCGAAGCGTCAAAGGATATCCGGTTTCTTAATCTGCACAATTATGCCCAGACAAAATATACCAGCAGCCATAGTTTATATGACCGGAACCGGAAAGTGTTTGTCAAACCCTGGGAATTGGCGGCACTATATCTTAAAAATACAAGAACCGGCGGCCGGAACACGGTTCTCACCAGTCACCGCAAAGCAAATCTGCAACAGGTGGCGAAAGGTTTTGAAATGCCTGAAGGAATGTGTTCAGACAGTAAAGGGAATATTTATTTCTGTGAATCGGCTAGAAAGCGGATTTACAAATGGTCTGCTAAAAGCGGGCTTGTTACCCTATTATGCGATTCTCCCTGGGAGCCATTATCGCTGGCCTGTGACAGGGAGGATCATCTGTTGGCCGTGTTTAAATACCAGCCAATGGAAGGTTATCTCGTTGAGGGGAAACAAGAAGTTTTTACCAATCCGCCTGACGCGGCAGGAACGTCTTTTAGTGGATGGGGGAATTCAGGTTTTGGAATATTGGTCTATAGTATAAACACAGATAATCCTGATCACTCCATCAGGCCGCTGAAACGCGTGGCTGTGCAATCATTAGACACTATTGTACAGGCTTTTTATCCGGCCCATCGCTGGAGAGATTTTCATGACTTTGCTCAAGTCGCTGTGGCAAGGCCCGACAGTGCATGGCTGGCGCCGGATGGCGTGACTATTATTCCGATTTCTTATGATCTTGCCAGATCCACTTCACTGGCCGTGGCTGTGCCGGGCAAGCAGCTATATATCAGCGATGAATACAATGAATGTTCTTACCGGTTAGATGTCGATCGCTCTGGCTATGTATCCGACCTTAGTTTTTTTGCACCCCGGGGAAGCTTTGCCATTGTAAAAGACAAAGAAAAGCGGGTATGGATCGCTGACGGAGATGTATACAGATATGGTGAGGATGGTAAGCTGCAATGTCAATTGGCCCTTCCTGAAAGAGCTACCGGCGTCACGATAGGGGGCGAAAACAGCAATACACTAATGATCAGTACCTACGGAGGATTGTATTGCTATAGGTTATCTGAACTGGATAGCACCGGGCTGTAA